AACCAAAACAGAGAAAGATTTCTAGGTCCTCGAGTAAGAGTTTTTATGTGGATGGGATGTGAACTGAACAGTTGAATCCACATACATTCAGGCCCTCTGTGGAATAGACTAAATTTGCGCAAGAGCACTTTGTTTATTTTTCTCGATGTTCTCGAAGTTCATCTGGTGATAACAGAGGTGCGAGTGGGAATAGAGTTCGTGAGACTCGGCACTTAAAGTTGTAGTTGTGTTTCCACTGTTTCCACTCCTCAGGCAATGTTTGAAGTTATTACCTCCGAGGAGTCATACCTGGGGAGCTTGACGGTGGCCGTCAATCATTTCAGTGAGTGCCCAGAGCTGGTGGATATGCTGACCCTCACAGACAGGCACATGCTCTTCTCCAATATGCAGGAGGTGAAGGACACGACTGAAAGGTAGGTGCACAGGCCAAAAGGTTACTAAACCCATAATTATTCTTCCAGAAAGCAAATCTGAACATTTTAAGAAAGCATCTGAGCAAAAAGAGCTTACTGAAACACCGAGCATGGGGTAAAGGCATCATCATAGTGTactactgttgcctcacagcgctagagacccgggttcaattctgaccttgggtcactgtctatgtggagtttgcacattctccttgcacctgcgtgggtttcctccgggggctccgagttttctcccacggtccaaagatgtggaggtttggtaaattgccccttagtgtccaaaagaaaagaTGCGTAGGTTGGGTTGAGGGGTTATTGAGATAGAGCGGGGAGATTGAGcttggagtactctttcagagcccctgtgcagactcgatgggccgaatggcctcccactgCACCATAGGGatcccatgattctatgaaagttacCAATTTGAACTCTTATATATGTAGCTGGACAGTGGTGAGTGTTCTATAGTTCATTcagtatcccccccaccccttctcatTTCCCCCTCGGGGGAAAGCACATATGCAGGAAAATGTACAGGCCTGGTTGTTGGTACCCTTGATTTATGAATAGTTTGCCTCTGTTCATTGTTTGGGATCAAACACCAAAGACCATTTACACAAGATTTTGTAGACAGCCATGCATCTGGATCATAGCAAGAGTTGAGTGCTGcttggagaggggggagaatggagggagagagaaacactgaAGCGAGGGTTGCCTGGCCAGCCAGATTATTTTGGACATGAGGACAATGTTAACTGGGAGCTTTGTAGGTTTCCTCATTCATACAGTAAATTGCTTGAAGTGGGCCCCGATGCACATTTATCTGCACACTTGTCTTTCTAGTTAAACTGACTGTAGCTTGTTATGGGACAGGTTTCAACTGGACCTGGAGGAACGTCTGGGGGAGAATATCTTGTTAAGAGACATTAGTGACATTGTGCTTCAGCACTGTGCTAATTTTCACAGAGTCTATGTCCTGTATAATGATCCAGTCTAATGATACTAGGTTGCGCCAGAGATCCAGCGTATTCAACATGCTCCACGACCCACTGACTGCTGTATGATCCTTCCACACGCCTggctacacactcacacacacatacacacacacaaacccttaacaagtctacactgctgtctgctcAGTTGCACCTCCTGATCTCCCTCCTTCCTCTTCAgcagcccacccccccacacccccctttcACAGGACCCAAATTGTTAAGGggacggaaggaggccattcgacccatctccGCTGCACTGGTTCTCTGAAATGAGCAATGtctctggtgccattctcccatcttctccctgttacCCTGTACATTATTCCTTTTCAGATGATAATAGAATcacagaccccagagtgcagaaggaggccattcggcccatcgtgtctccaccaatcctctgaaagagcaccctgtccaggcccactccccactccatccccagaaCCCCGttgatccacctaatctgcacatctttggacactaaggggcaatttagcatggtcagtccaccttaacctgcacatatttggactgtgggtggaaaccagagcacccggaggaaacccatgcagacacgggagaacgtgcaaactccgcacagaagtggaagccaagtcactgaatgtattcaagaaagagatagatgtgATTTaggttttaatggcatcaaggggtatggggagaaagcagcagtcatgatcatattaaatggtggagcaaactcgaagggccaaatggcctactccagctcctagtttctatgccTCCATTGCATCTTTTGTCGGATACCgttaatctgtgccctctcgtcctCGATCCTTCCATCCGTAAGAACAgttttcccctatctcctctatcCAGATCCTCTCAATTGTGAACACCTCTCCCAAatctccccaaacccctcttctccaagggaaagagtgccaaCATCTCCAATCGATTGACGTATCAGAAGTTgctcatccttggaaccattcacGTGAACCCTTTCTGCTCAAATGCCATCACATCTTTGCGCTGCACTGCTGAtggtttgtagccacctgggttggccacttccctagtttcaaatggagattcgcaaagaacgcagggaaaaatggacaggctcagagaagcaagcagtttgcaaagctttcctgtatattcgactcgcagaaagcagacagcattgaaaccagcaatttgaatattaatgagcgattcccgggcacaatggtaaCAGTCGAGAACGGTCAAAAcaagactcctcggcgccagcaggagtccaagacaaaagagactaacgagcacccaaggaacGCCCAACGATCAGCGaacagccccattattgggggaattcaaaccgatcgattggtacaTGATCCAATTAATTGGAGGCAggaacggggtccgcccaaaagggcacaaagcccctggggcctataaaagacaggtcccaagttcaattcactctcttagccggccctcccagcagagcatcttagcagcttggaagaactcttgaccgtgagaaggagaggcctagctaacagctacaccgacaagtaagtgtccagtcaatgcacgctacgagatagacgctcctgacccttagtccataccagttggaagcctgcagtctcaggattgaACAAgaagccattgttccctgacccagtgggttcttttccaaagataagtattggcctgtagtggtagagatagtctagttttgtagtgtttatgcatgagtagcgattaactgtatataataaacgtgttttgatttgaaccttactaattggtgtaccgagttattgatcagcacttgaacttgaacctcgtggtggtatcataaagatacctggcgactctagagcaaggtaataaaacagagccaattgagtgtaaagcacactcaccagaacgagcaacaggttcAACAAGACTGAGTTCTGTTCTGCCTGTCCCAAGACCGTGTGGCTGGGTCCATCAGGCTTCAGGCTGAAATGAAGAGGTTGCAGGATAAAATGTGATGGGAGAAAGTGGCCTATGACTGAGCCGCTAACCAACTGGCCAGTGAATCCCAGATAGGCGGGCAAGTCTAAGTAGCAGGAGGTAGCGTTGCAGTTTGAAAATATGCTGTCAGCTGATGCGGGCaagaaggaggtgggggggggggggggggtggcggtgaccagagagggtgtgtgagctGCTCGTGTGTAATCCCCATCTCTAACCCCTGCATTTCTGCCTGGTTCTCCAACAGGCTGGATAAGGAATTTGTGCAGGTTCTGAAGAAACTGGAGGAGCAGCCAATCTGCCAGCGGCAATTGCTGAAGTCCTTTCTGATCCTGCCATTCCAATGCATCACCCGGCTGACGATTATGCTCGAGGTAAAGGCCTTCagtatctcactctctctctgcatttAAAACCTTTGTACCCAAAGCcatccctctctttctctttgttcttcccttacattgggctggtttagctcagtgggctagacagctggtttgtaatgcagaacaaggccagcagtgttcAGATTCCCGAACCGGCCCCccttccgaacaggcgccggaatgtggcaactaggggcttttctcagtgacttcatactcgtgacaatgaaagtttattattattattattattaccccctCCTAAAGACGTTTAACCCCAGTGAGACCAAGTGATCAGTCGAGGTGATGATTTTCACCCTATAGTTTCAGGGCTCATAGACaccttttcttctttttttttatagagtcgccaatttttttttccaattaaggggcaatttagcctggccaatccatctaccctgcacatcttttgggttgtgggggtgagagccacacagacacggtgagaatgtgcaaactccacaaggacagtgacccggggccgtgcggcagcagtgctaaccactgcgtcaccgtgccgccccgtctCATAGACATTTTAGCCCATGTAGGAGTGAAGTTGGTTTCCAGCTGCTTACTGTAAAGGCTGCTTGTTCTGCCCATACTTGGTGCAGCTTACCTCTATTAAGACAAACGGACAGCGGTGTGTGCATTGTAAGAGCAGTTGCCATGGTAACGAGATGGAAACTGCCATCTATCGTGGAGTCTTCCCCAAAATCAAAGTGCTGGGTCAGGCGAGAAAAGTGGAACTCActggttccacagcagcttttcCCAGCCCGATTAAAACAgcgctcttttttaaaaatagtaatcttttgggcttacactaacactgcaatgaagttactgtgaaaagcccctagtcgccacattccggcgcctgttcgggtacacagagggagaattcagaatgtccaattcaccacaagcaagtcttttgggacttgcgggaggaaaccggagcacccggaggaaacccacgcacacacggggagaacgtgcagactccgcacagacagtaacccaagccgggaatcaaacctgggaccctggagctgtgaagcaacagtgctaaccactgtgctaccgtgtctcccactctgtgcaatttcaaagCGCTGGCGAGGACCACACAGAcaactggggggagggtggggcgggggggtggggggggctgctggtGTGGCCTAAACCTATCGGCAAAGCTGGGATTCAGAGATTAGGGCATCCCAATCTCAAAGAAAGCCCCCCGGGACATCAGGACCAACCGCAGAACCTCTCCAATGGGTTACCAAGAGGTTCCACCCCTCTCCAATTGGGTTACCATTTTGGAGTGTATTcttttgccttgttagtcctctcaAAATTCATCAGCCATATCGCGGGTGGTTTGAGAGACTTCAAATCCTGGAAGTGGGAGAGAGGacggttctccgaccccctgccgggtcggagaatcgccgggggggcggcgtgaatcctgccgtctcctgaagtctccggcaccagagatttggcggggccaggaatcgcgccgcgactgtcggcgggccccccccccccggcgattctccggcccgcgatgggccgaagtcccgctgctgaaacgccggtcccgccggcgtgaatcaaaacacctcccttaccggcgggattggcggcgcgggcgggctccggggtccaaggggggcggcgcggggcgatctggccctgggggggtgcccccacggtggcctggcccgcgatcgaggcccaccgatcggcgggcgggcctgtgccatgggggcactcttttccttccgcgttggccatagccttcacgatggccgacgcggaagtgaccccctcccctgcgcatgcgcggacgtccgcaggccacgccagccggcgggacgggaaccactccggcgtgagcctagcccctcaaggtgagggcttggcccctaaaggtgcggagaaatctgcacctttggggcggcccgacgccggagtggttcacgccactccatcccgccgggacccccccgccccgccgggtagaggagaatccagcccctgctgaTTCTGATTGTGAGATGAAATGAAAGCTTTTCTTAGCAAAGCCTTGAGGCTGGGGCAAACCTAGTTTCATGGGAAGCCTCCATGGGAAGTCTGGAGGCTTCTCTCCCAAATCTATTGGTTTTAGATGAAGAGTcaaaggactcgaaacgttaactctgtttctctcctaatagagctggcagacctgctgagtttgttcCAGCGTACCATTTCTAGTTTTAAACTTGTCTTGCATTCTGTCTCTTCACTCCAGCATTTTAAATATAGTTGCTGCAATGAATTGGACTGTtgacatcggaggtggagaaattTCTCACTTGTCCCATGCAAGTCAAGTCTTTGGGCTGTGTTGGAGAGAGAGCCCCATCTTTGATGGCTGTCCAGCAACCAGTTATCTTTGGGGTCTGTTTCAGAAAATCCTACTGCTGGCTTCACCAGAGTGAGTGATGGCAGGTGAAAAACTGTGGAGGCAATCGGGGAGGGGAGGCTCATTACCTTTTTGTTGGGCAAACTGTCTGACCTGAGGGCAGCCCCTGTTTGTCTGAGTAGCTGCTTTTACTTTACAGCCTAGACTTGAACGACATTGACGCTACAGTTGTGAACTGAATGTTGTTCTGTCAGCTCTTTATAGGCCTTGCTGCCCATGGGACTGAGTGAAAGCAAGATTCATGTCCTGTGGAAAGGTTTGCACCCAGATCTTGGataatgcacagtggttagcactgctgcctcacagtgccagggacccaggttcaactccggccttgggtgactgtctgtgtggagtttgcatgttctccccgtctctgcatgggtttcctccgggtgctgcagtttcctcccacagtccaaagttgtgcaggttaggtggattggccgtgctaaattgcccctcattctgcaggaatgtgcaggtttttaaaaataaatttagagtacccaattatttttgtttcccaattgaggggcaatttagtgtggtcgaacctgggacttcggcaccgtgaggacacagtgctaacccactacgccaccatgatGCCCCTGatgcctttatttaaaaaaaaacaacatacgcAAACAagcataataatatagtccattttgtttcttcagcgcggtggggcagcagtgctaaacactgcgctaccatgctaccccagggttgtgcaagttaggttatgaggatagggtgaggTGGACGGGGGGGATTTGACCTGGGTGGTGAtccttcagagggtcattgcaagctcactgggttaaatcgctggcttttaaagcagaccaagcaggccagcagcacggttcgattcccgtatcagcctccccggacaggcgccggaatgtggcgactaggggcttttcacagtaacttaattgaagcctactcgtgacaataagcgattttcatttttcatttttcatttaatttccgtggccgccttctgcattgtaggggttgttatgggccagggtttacagaagtgtatcatggagttcacctgacccacaacttgtaatagattgtggtatggggagcacatggcccactctacaggtgtggtacagcagaaatggaaaagtattttttaaagcaaaacaatgtttattctataaactcaagttaacctttttaaaacttacagtgaacatcttagcaaccatcagttcaaatacaaccccaaagaatataacactacgtaatccttaagctgtccttttaacatccataagacttaaaaaagaacttttaacagaagcacatcaggttaaagtcactactgagagcagttattcgttttaaatcaccaaaggatcgatttacagtttttagattagagagagagcgactcatacaccttctgtctgtgactgcagctatccagctctgaaaatgaaactaaaacatactctgcagcaagcagcctaaaacaaaagtaaaaagctgacagacagcccagcttcacccacattctgacatcactgcagtaataaacacccatttcttaaaggtactctcacatgatagggTTTTCTGATTCTATCCCTCAGTACATGTCTACACATGCAGTGAGAAATCATTACTGTAGCATTCCATtcactcatttaaaaaataaatttagcgtacctaattcattttttccaattaagggacaatttagcacggccaatccacttatcctgcacatctttgggttgcgggggcgaaacccacgcaaacacggggagaatgtgcaaactccacagggacagtgacccagagccgggagcgaacctgggacctcggcactgtgaggcagcattgctaaccactgcgccaccgtgctacccgcaCTCCATTTACTCAAACCATTTACAAATGGCCGTCTTAGAAAAGCTGGTTGGTCTTGTTGGCAGGTACATGAAGGACGCATGGATTAAATATTGGTATTTCACCAGAGCATTGTGCAGCGTTGGAATACTCAACCAAAGCTGCTTTGAACCCTCCTTGTGTGTCACTCCAatcttattttgttttatttgaaagAAACCAGTTTTTCAGGTTATGAAGGAGAGCGATTACTTCACAAACATGGGCAGGAGGGGGTAGTGGTTACGCAGCAAGGTTTGAGGATCAGAGGAAAAAATATCCTTCTGCTGTTCCTCCTACAGATAGTACAGGAATGTAACGAAAATGTGAAGAGGATGCGACAGATTGAAGACCTCGTGTCTCTGGAGAAACAACTGGAATTTGCCAGGACCAAGGTGTGCCTTGATAGTGAGACACTGAAATGAAATGCGGGAGGTGCTTGGTTTCCTGATGTTTAGCTCCAGATGCACACCATCAGGAAATCGATCAGCAAAATGCATCGACTCCTCACTGCCAGAGGTAGTTGACTCTTCAAAGTCTTGTTGCGAAGGGCGAAGAATATTTGGTACAAAACAGCACggaatcaatatttggaaaacacagcatctgtggaaagtaacaccaatgggcagcacggtagcacagtggttagcataattgcttcacagctccagggtcccaggtttgattccggcttgggtcactgtctcggcggagtctgcaaatcctcaccgtgtgtgcttgggtttcctccgggtgttccggcttcctcccacagtccaaagatgtggggcggaattctccacagggggccaaattcgtgaaggccgtcgtgaactcggccgaggttcacgacggcctcggagcccactccccgcacctaatttacccccacccggggggctaggagcgggcctccgtttTTCTTGGCAGCGACCTTGTCacaccgagaatgtgaagtcatctgcgcatgcgcgggttgccggttcccgcgcatgcgcggatgacttcatcacgcagacggcacgaacccgcgcatgcgcggtggccgtctttctcctcagccgcccggcaagatgtggcggcttgatcttgccgggcggcggaggggaaagagagcgtccgttttggacgctggcccaacgataggtgggcaccgatcgcgggcatgcCCCCTCCCGagtacagtcgtggtgctcccgtcccaatccgacccctagatgccccaaacgggcatctgccgcccgtttcacgaatgcagcgaccaggtgtggttgctgccgtggtgaaacgggcgtgaagggccggccgctcggcccatcgggctcggagaatcgccgttcgccgtgaaaaacggcgagtggcaatttttccgagcccgggggggggggggggggggggggggggggggggtggtggtggtggtggtgggggggggggagagagaatcgctgggggtcgtaaaaaatgtcgggaggccctcccacgattctccaacggcacgtggggagcagagaaatcCGCCcgttcaggttaggtgaattggccgtgctaacttgccccttaatgtccaaaattgcccttagtgttgggtggggttactgggttatggggatagggtggaggtgtggaccttgggtagggtgctctttccaagagccggtgcagacttgatgggccgaatggcctccttctgcactgcaaattctttgtaaaaaaaattcaAGTCATTACGATTCATCAGAACCCATATTTGGTTCCTGCCCTTGTACAATTTCTTTTGGAATTGCTGTTTTATTGCTGACCCACACTGAATGTTTGAGTAGAAAGGATTCGTACTCCCAACTGCTTGGCAGCCAACAATGAACGGAAGAAGTTTAAACCAGAGTAATAAATCGTCAGAAATGTCCATGCCACCTTTGCCAACTCTCTCCTACGCTGACCTGACCCTATCCTGCTCCACCTGCCTCTCGGGCTACATAATTTGTTACATTTCCACCTCTCTTCATTTCGGAAGAAGAGCCATACGGACCCggaatgttaactgtttctctctctttttttaagaaaaatttagattacccaattattttttccaattaaggggcaatttagcgtggccaatccacctactctgcacatttttgggttgtgggggcgaaacccacgcagacacggggagaatgtgcaaactccacacggacagtgacccagagccgggatcgaacctgggacctcagcgccgtgaggcggttgtgctaaccactaggccaccgtgctgtcctctgtttctctctcttgacagatgctgccagaccagctgggtttattcagcattttttatttttatttgtaatAATAATTTTTTGGCACACAACATTATTCATAAAAACTCAGAGCAGCATTAGACAATTCAGGCCcgcgagtccgctccgccattcaatacgatcatggctgatctcatcttggcctcaactccactttcctgcccgttctccataacccgtcAACCCATGATTAATTTAGAGATCTGCCCATCTCCTCCTTCAATTCACTCAAAGTCCCGGCATCCACTGGCACtctgggtagtgaattccacagattcacgacccttagAGAGAAATAATTTTTCCTCAAAAATCTCTTTGTATAAATCTGTTtgaagtgcgtgtgtgtgtgtgtgtgtgtgtgtgtgtgcccagcCCTAAACCTTCAGGGCAAGTTTTGTTGAAGAGCCATAATAAACCGCTTAAGCCTTaggcagaggttggtgggggtggggattgaCTCCATTTCAAAAGGTTCATTCTTAGCCGCCTGGACGGCTGTGAACTACCTTTTCTATCCGCCAAGCCATTGCTGTGATCCTGTCCAGCAAGGATCAAGGTGGGCCAGGGCCGTTTTCAGTGTTGAAACGCTGAGGATGAGGTGCTAAAAAGAGTGAAAAGTAAAGGCCTCTTGTAGAAATTAATCCAAATAACCCTGAGCTTGGCTGACTGTGACAAGGGTTTGGAGAATGTGTTGAGaattgagatagaacatagaacatagaacagtacagcacagaacaggcccttcggccctcaatgttgtgccgagccatgatcaccctactcaaacccacgtatccaccctatacccgtaacccaacaacccccccccccccttaaccttacttttattaggacactacgggcaatttagcatggccaatccacctaacccgcacatctttggactgtgggaggaaaccggagcacccggaggaaacccacgcacacacggggaggatgtgcagactccacacagacagtgacccagccgggaatcgaacctgggaccctggagctgtgaagcatttatgctaaccaccatgctaccctgctgcccttttcttTTTGCTTTTCCGGTTTTACCACTGAGCAATGAACAACTCTCTTCCTCCtactctgcagtttcttcctcTTATTTCCCAAACACGTTTCCTGGTCAAAGAAGGTGAACTTAATGAGATATCTGGCCCTGAATCTGGACAGAAACCTGGAAGTGCAACTACTTCTATCTATATTCATCTATTTAATGATCTCCTGTTGCTGTCTAGGAAAGAGTAAGTGTgtcatttattttgcattttgtttcCATGAGTCAAATGGCTACGTTGGCCATTTGCATTGATTctaaacttagaaatgtttctggggcggcacagtggggcagtggttagcactgctgcctcacgccgctgagtacccgggctcgatcccgtgtggagtttgcacattccccccatgtctgcgtgggtctcacccccacaacccgaagatgtgcagggcagatgaaTTGGCTCcttaaatcaccccttaattggaaaagaaagaattgggtgctccaaatttataaatttataaaataataagAAATAAGTAAACGTGCTCTTTCAATGCTGACCTTTTCGGGCGAGGATTGGGTGGATTGGACCTGAAAATGCAGATCTTTGTGATAACCCTCACGGGGAAAACGATAACCATCGAGGTTGAGCCCTCAGATACTATTGAAAATGTAAAGGCTAAGAttcaagacatagaacatagaacatagaacagtacagcacagaacaggcccttcggccctcaatgttgtgccgagccatgatcaccccactcaaacccacgtatccaccctatacccgtaacccaacaacccccccccttaaccttactttttattaggacactacgggcactttagcatggccaatccacctaacccgcacatctttggactgtgggaggaaaccggagcacccggaggaaacccacgcaacagggggaggacgtgcagactccacacagacagtgacccagccgggaatcgaacctgggaccctggagctgtgaagcatttatgctaaccaccatgctaccctgctgccccaaagaagGTATTCCCCCTGATCAGCAGCGACTGACCTTTGCTGGAAAACAGTTGGAGGATGGCCGTACACTCTCTGATTCCAACATCCAAAAGGAGTCAACTTTGCATCTTGTATTGAGGCTT
The sequence above is drawn from the Scyliorhinus canicula chromosome 16, sScyCan1.1, whole genome shotgun sequence genome and encodes:
- the LOC119951042 gene encoding rho guanine nucleotide exchange factor 19-like, with product MKEIIKPLTALIILRQKKCSSSSSQAYLAMFEVITSEESYLGSLTVAVNHFSECPELVDMLTLTDRHMLFSNMQEVKDTTERLDKEFVQVLKKLEEQPICQRQLLKSFLILPFQCITRLTIMLEIVQECNENVKRMRQIEDLVSLEKQLEFARTKFLPLISQTRFLVKEGELNEISGPESGQKPGSATTSIYIHLFNDLLLLSRKE